A stretch of Synergistaceae bacterium DNA encodes these proteins:
- a CDS encoding tyrosine-type recombinase/integrase, which translates to MLNKTTQPIRRQSEIDKLSSYFWNKNLRDYAMFIFGIFTGRRIVDIVRLNVRDVAYIDSRSRFCIAERLRIQEKKTGKFVDMIIHPTVRRALSKYLRQRRSKAPSLGAVLNEPLFKSQKSRRDGQYRITQRHALRVLSNAAKTCGLECKIGTHSLRKTFGYRLYMLGTDIELIQKLLNHSNPAITFSYIGATQNDLDEAILSLN; encoded by the coding sequence ATGTTGAACAAGACGACTCAGCCGATCCGCAGGCAGTCAGAGATTGACAAGTTATCGAGTTATTTCTGGAACAAAAATTTGCGTGATTATGCGATGTTTATTTTCGGGATTTTCACGGGTCGCAGGATTGTCGATATTGTTCGCCTGAACGTCCGCGATGTTGCCTATATTGACAGCAGGAGCCGATTTTGTATTGCCGAACGTCTGAGGATTCAGGAGAAGAAAACGGGAAAATTTGTTGATATGATTATTCATCCGACAGTACGGCGGGCATTGAGCAAATATTTACGTCAACGCAGGAGTAAAGCCCCTTCACTGGGAGCAGTCCTGAATGAGCCGTTATTCAAATCGCAGAAATCACGTCGCGACGGTCAGTACAGAATCACACAGAGGCACGCGCTAAGAGTGTTGAGCAACGCAGCAAAAACTTGCGGACTTGAATGTAAGATCGGCACACATTCACTGCGAAAGACTTTCGGCTATCGTCTTTACATGTTGGGCACAGATATAGAGCTGATTCAGAAGTTATTAAATCATTCAAACCCGGCGATAACGTTTTCATATATCGGTGCAACTCAGAACGATTTAGACGAGGCAATTTTGAGCCTGAATTGA
- a CDS encoding site-specific DNA-methyltransferase, with protein MKIELIPAHTLKPYENNPRIHSDKQIKKLMSSIQEYGIILPVLIDADNVIIAGHAVVKSAQNLEISEIPCVRASHLNEAQKRAYILADNRLAEDSEWDKNLLKSEMLSLRDNFGLDLEFTGFESREIVNLRMDVADLPKDEDSAPELENFAVSKLGDIWLLGENRIICGSCTDSDTVKKLLAGAKPHIMITDPPYGVNYNPEWRNNITHVVRTGRVLNDDIDDWRDAWELFPGDVAYVWHASLHGETVAESLRYCGFAIRSQIVWAKPKFALSRGDYHWQHECCLYALRGDENECPAWYCPGYEACWYAVRDGKKSHWQGSRSESTLWDIAFNEDTTTTHGTQKPVECMRRPMLNNSDINEIIYEPFSGSGTTIIAAESCRRRCYAVELNPEYVDMAVKRWQDYTGRNAILEGTEKNFDEIMRLRVSINA; from the coding sequence CCCGCGCATTCATTCAGACAAGCAGATAAAAAAATTGATGTCAAGCATTCAGGAATACGGAATAATTTTACCCGTTTTGATCGACGCAGATAACGTGATAATCGCGGGTCATGCAGTTGTGAAGTCAGCGCAGAATCTTGAAATTTCCGAAATTCCCTGTGTGAGGGCCTCACACCTGAACGAGGCACAAAAGCGGGCTTACATTCTTGCAGATAATCGCCTAGCAGAGGATTCAGAGTGGGACAAAAATTTGCTGAAATCTGAAATGTTGTCATTGCGTGATAATTTCGGCCTCGATTTAGAATTTACCGGATTTGAATCGCGTGAGATTGTGAATTTGCGAATGGATGTAGCAGACCTCCCTAAAGACGAGGACTCAGCGCCTGAACTCGAAAATTTTGCGGTCTCGAAACTCGGCGATATATGGCTGTTAGGTGAAAATAGAATAATTTGCGGTAGTTGCACTGATTCTGACACTGTGAAAAAATTATTAGCAGGCGCAAAGCCTCACATAATGATAACCGATCCGCCCTATGGAGTGAATTACAATCCTGAATGGCGCAATAATATAACTCATGTTGTGAGAACCGGCCGCGTTTTGAATGACGACATAGACGATTGGCGCGACGCATGGGAATTATTTCCCGGCGATGTTGCGTACGTATGGCATGCTTCACTTCATGGCGAGACTGTTGCGGAAAGTTTGAGATATTGCGGTTTTGCGATTCGTTCACAAATTGTGTGGGCGAAACCTAAATTTGCGCTTTCACGAGGCGATTATCACTGGCAGCACGAATGTTGTCTGTATGCCTTGCGCGGTGATGAAAACGAGTGTCCGGCGTGGTATTGTCCGGGTTATGAGGCTTGCTGGTACGCGGTCAGGGACGGCAAAAAAAGTCATTGGCAGGGCAGCAGGAGCGAGTCGACTCTCTGGGATATTGCCTTCAACGAGGACACTACAACGACTCACGGAACGCAGAAGCCCGTTGAATGTATGCGCCGTCCGATGTTAAATAATTCGGACATAAACGAAATAATTTACGAGCCATTTTCGGGAAGCGGTACGACAATAATAGCAGCTGAGTCATGCCGTAGACGTTGTTATGCAGTAGAATTAAATCCTGAATATGTTGATATGGCCGTAAAACGCTGGCAGGACTACACGGGCCGTAACGCGATTCTTGAGGGCACAGAAAAAAATTTTGACGAAATAATGAGATTGCGTGTGAGTATTAATGCCTAA
- a CDS encoding helix-turn-helix domain-containing protein: MPNPKKEFRDFRNIAVTFDEAAKFLGLSKSSFYRLIETGIIPKSSDGEYILGEVVESYWRSQFDPESLKAAQTRLVTAQAELKELELAEERGELHRASAVVKVWTDNVSNARTRLRSIPVKIAPELVGQNLLVIQEKLKSAIDEALKELADYDGRRITSTAAILE, translated from the coding sequence ATGCCAAACCCTAAGAAAGAATTTCGCGATTTCAGAAATATTGCCGTAACTTTTGACGAGGCAGCAAAATTTTTAGGTCTCTCGAAAAGCAGCTTTTACAGGTTAATTGAAACTGGTATAATTCCTAAATCCAGCGACGGTGAGTATATTCTCGGTGAAGTCGTAGAGTCATATTGGCGCAGTCAATTCGATCCTGAAAGCCTGAAAGCAGCTCAAACACGACTCGTTACAGCACAGGCCGAACTCAAAGAATTAGAACTCGCAGAAGAACGCGGAGAATTACACCGAGCCTCAGCAGTCGTAAAAGTCTGGACGGATAATGTTTCGAACGCTCGGACAAGATTACGCTCAATCCCTGTAAAAATCGCGCCTGAACTGGTCGGACAAAATTTGTTAGTGATACAGGAAAAATTGAAATCTGCAATAGACGAGGCCTTAAAGGAGTTAGCAGACTATGACGGAAGACGAATCACGAGTACAGCAGCTATTCTTGAATAA